The proteins below are encoded in one region of Equus przewalskii isolate Varuska chromosome 1, EquPr2, whole genome shotgun sequence:
- the LOC103565699 gene encoding interferon-induced protein with tetratricopeptide repeats 1 isoform X1 has translation MTSKNVDEDHIKDRLEQLRCHFTWDLLIEDTAMPDLENRIFDEIEFLDTKYNVGIHNLLAYVKHLKGQNEEALKSLREAEDLIQEEHGDQSGMRSLVTWGNYAWLYYHMGRLAEAQTYLDKVENTCKKFANPSSYRIDCPQMDCEEGWALLKCGGKNYKRAKACFEKALEVDPENPEFSTGYAITAYRLDGLYESGKDSAEFCLNILKQTIRLNPEDAYIKALLALKLQDVGQEAEGEKYIEEALTNTSSQTYVLRYAAKFYRKKGSLDKALQLFKKALKATPSSAFVHHQIGLCYRGQVIQMKKAANWQPRGQDRKNVERIARLAISHLEFALKEKPTLEIGYVHLADMYTAVGNHRKAEDSYQKVLGMKVLDELDKEKLQKIHFYYGQFQEFQRKSEVRAIIHYLKAVKTEKASFAREKSISSLEKLALKKLKRNALDIETLSILGFIHKVKGEMNKALEYYEQALRLVADFENSLEYVP, from the exons ATGACAAG TAAGAATGTTGATGAAGATCACATCAAGGACAGGCTGGAGCAGCTGAGATGTCACTTTACATGGGATTTGCTAATTGAAGACACTGCAATGCCTGATTTGGAAAACAGGATCTTTGATGAGATTGAGTTCCTAGACACCAAATACAACGTGGGAATACACAACCTACTGGCCTATGTGAAACACCTGAAAGGCCAGAATGAGGAAGCCCTGAAGAGCTTGAGAGAAGCTGAAGACTTAATCCAGGAAGAACATGGTGACCAATCAGGCATGAGAAGTCTGGTTACCTGGGGCAACTATGCCTGGCTGTATTACCACATGGGCAGACTGGCAGAAGCTCAGACTTACCTGGACAAGGTGGAGAACACTTGCAAGAAGTTTGCAAATCCCTCCAGCTATAGAATCGACTGTCCTCAGATGGACTGTGAGGAAGGATGGGCCTTGCTGAAATGTGGAGGAAAGAATTATAAACGGGCCAAGGCCTGCTTTGAAAAGGCTCTGGAAGTGGACCCAGAAAACCCTGAATTCAGCACTGGGTATGCAATCACCGCCTATCGCCTGGATGGCCTTTACGAATCAGGAAAGGATAGTGCGGAATTTTGTCTGAACATACTAAAACAGACCATCAGGCTAAATCCAGAAGATGCATATATTAAAGCTCTCCTTGCCCTGAAGCTTCAGGATGTAGGAcaagaagcagaaggagaaaagtaCATTGAAGAAGCGCTGACCAACACGTCCTCGCAGACCTATGTCCTTCGATATGCGGCcaagttttacagaaaaaaaggctCTCTGGATAAAGCTCTTCAGCTCTTTAAAAAGGCCTTGAAGGCAACACCCTCCTCTGCCTTCGTGCATCACCAGATAGGGCTTTGCTACAGAGGACAAGTGATTCAAATGAAGAAAGCTGCAAACTGGCAACCTAGAGGACAGGATAGAAAAAATGTTGAGAGAATTGCAAGATTAGCCATATCTCATTTGGAATTTGCTCTGAAAGAAAAGCCTACACTTGAGATTGGCTATGTACACCTCGCAGATATGTACACAGCAGTAGGCAACCACAGAAAAGCTGAAGACAGTTACCAAAAAGTGTTGGGCATGAAAGTACTTGATGAACTCGACAAAGAAAAGCTGCAAAAGATACATTTCTACTATGGCCAATTTCAGGAATTTCAAAGGAAATCTGAAGTCCGTGCAATTATCCATTATTTAAAAGCAGTAAAAACTGAAAAGGCATCATTTGCAAGAGAGAAAAGTATCAGTTCTTTGGAGAAACTGGCTTTAAAGAAACTTAAGAGAAATGCATTAGACATAGAAACCTTGAGCATCCTCGGGTTCATTCAcaaagtgaaaggagaaatgaataaaGCCCTGGAGTATTATGAGCAGGCCCTGAGGCTGGTTGCTGACTTTGAGAACTCTTTGGAATATGTCCCCTAG
- the LOC103565699 gene encoding interferon-induced protein with tetratricopeptide repeats 1 isoform X2: MPDLENRIFDEIEFLDTKYNVGIHNLLAYVKHLKGQNEEALKSLREAEDLIQEEHGDQSGMRSLVTWGNYAWLYYHMGRLAEAQTYLDKVENTCKKFANPSSYRIDCPQMDCEEGWALLKCGGKNYKRAKACFEKALEVDPENPEFSTGYAITAYRLDGLYESGKDSAEFCLNILKQTIRLNPEDAYIKALLALKLQDVGQEAEGEKYIEEALTNTSSQTYVLRYAAKFYRKKGSLDKALQLFKKALKATPSSAFVHHQIGLCYRGQVIQMKKAANWQPRGQDRKNVERIARLAISHLEFALKEKPTLEIGYVHLADMYTAVGNHRKAEDSYQKVLGMKVLDELDKEKLQKIHFYYGQFQEFQRKSEVRAIIHYLKAVKTEKASFAREKSISSLEKLALKKLKRNALDIETLSILGFIHKVKGEMNKALEYYEQALRLVADFENSLEYVP; encoded by the coding sequence ATGCCTGATTTGGAAAACAGGATCTTTGATGAGATTGAGTTCCTAGACACCAAATACAACGTGGGAATACACAACCTACTGGCCTATGTGAAACACCTGAAAGGCCAGAATGAGGAAGCCCTGAAGAGCTTGAGAGAAGCTGAAGACTTAATCCAGGAAGAACATGGTGACCAATCAGGCATGAGAAGTCTGGTTACCTGGGGCAACTATGCCTGGCTGTATTACCACATGGGCAGACTGGCAGAAGCTCAGACTTACCTGGACAAGGTGGAGAACACTTGCAAGAAGTTTGCAAATCCCTCCAGCTATAGAATCGACTGTCCTCAGATGGACTGTGAGGAAGGATGGGCCTTGCTGAAATGTGGAGGAAAGAATTATAAACGGGCCAAGGCCTGCTTTGAAAAGGCTCTGGAAGTGGACCCAGAAAACCCTGAATTCAGCACTGGGTATGCAATCACCGCCTATCGCCTGGATGGCCTTTACGAATCAGGAAAGGATAGTGCGGAATTTTGTCTGAACATACTAAAACAGACCATCAGGCTAAATCCAGAAGATGCATATATTAAAGCTCTCCTTGCCCTGAAGCTTCAGGATGTAGGAcaagaagcagaaggagaaaagtaCATTGAAGAAGCGCTGACCAACACGTCCTCGCAGACCTATGTCCTTCGATATGCGGCcaagttttacagaaaaaaaggctCTCTGGATAAAGCTCTTCAGCTCTTTAAAAAGGCCTTGAAGGCAACACCCTCCTCTGCCTTCGTGCATCACCAGATAGGGCTTTGCTACAGAGGACAAGTGATTCAAATGAAGAAAGCTGCAAACTGGCAACCTAGAGGACAGGATAGAAAAAATGTTGAGAGAATTGCAAGATTAGCCATATCTCATTTGGAATTTGCTCTGAAAGAAAAGCCTACACTTGAGATTGGCTATGTACACCTCGCAGATATGTACACAGCAGTAGGCAACCACAGAAAAGCTGAAGACAGTTACCAAAAAGTGTTGGGCATGAAAGTACTTGATGAACTCGACAAAGAAAAGCTGCAAAAGATACATTTCTACTATGGCCAATTTCAGGAATTTCAAAGGAAATCTGAAGTCCGTGCAATTATCCATTATTTAAAAGCAGTAAAAACTGAAAAGGCATCATTTGCAAGAGAGAAAAGTATCAGTTCTTTGGAGAAACTGGCTTTAAAGAAACTTAAGAGAAATGCATTAGACATAGAAACCTTGAGCATCCTCGGGTTCATTCAcaaagtgaaaggagaaatgaataaaGCCCTGGAGTATTATGAGCAGGCCCTGAGGCTGGTTGCTGACTTTGAGAACTCTTTGGAATATGTCCCCTAG